Within Eschrichtius robustus isolate mEscRob2 chromosome X, mEscRob2.pri, whole genome shotgun sequence, the genomic segment AAGGGTTCAAGTAGAGGTTTGGTCAGCCTCTTGTTTGGTATGTTGTAGGAAGTGTGTGCATTGTATCATTTTGAATGGCCCTTCAAATTCTATGATTTTTGAAGTCTAGGATTCATTCTTTCACTGTGTCCAGATGTATATGATCAAGTCCAACTTTGGGGCATCAATTGATGAATTCCCAAAATTGACTGCTGGGGTTAAGATGGAACAACTGCTTGAGTAATGATCCTGCAAAACAAGGGAGCTTTGGCTAGTTTTGAAGTTTCTTATGATGTGCCACCCTTTATGGGATTTGTCTCAAGCTCAAAATTAATTCTAGCCCCTGTACATTCTGCCAGCCTATGATGTCATATAGGTCATCCTTGGGTCTTTAGCATGTGGTACCAAAGATGGCCTTCTGAAATAAGAAGGGATTGCCTCACGAAAGTCATCCTTTATAGGTTAATAACTCACGTGAATGGCTTGAATTTCTCTGCACATCCTTACCACACCCAGTTTAAGACATGACTCTAGCCAGGATCCTGTAGAGTTAACTTAACATATGATGGTCTGGCCTAGGGCCTATTGTTGGGGATGGGGAGTGGGCTGAGGGAACATCTTTCTTCTCCAGGCCTCTTTTGACCTGTCACCACCAACCGTGTGGTTTCCTTTTCAGGTATTTCCCCAACGTGGTGACCATTTCATCACATTGCCTGCCTCCTCAGGGAGGGAAGTTGAAAATGTTGGTCTATAGCAGAACAGAGTAGCATGGAGCTCTGGGAGTGAAGGGACGAGTTCAAGACTAAGTCTGGGGACCTGAACAAGTCTTCATTCTTAATAAGCCTAGAGGCCAGATTCCACTGGtaaggaaaggaaatggaaaagaagggGGAAGTTGAAGTAGATTTCAACAGGAGGGCCACAGGTTTAGCACCGGGCAGTGGACAGCGGGTTAGTCCTAGGCACCTCCTTCTCTTGAGAGTGCGAGTTCAGGATCTCAGAATAGCCTGAGACAGCATAGCTTAGTGGTTATAAACacaaactctggagccagactgcctgggtccaaatcctgtCTCTGACACTTGCTGGCTGTGTCACCTAGGCAGTGTGCTTAATTTCTGtggctctgtttctttctttgtaagaAATGTGAATaatgatagtacctacctcatataTGTACTGTAAAGAttaagatgcttaataaatgtaaagCTTTTTAACACAGCCTAACAAATACGAAGTGAATATGAGTGTCTGTtcaacaaaataaagagaaaagtagGGTGCGAAGGTAGacaatttagtaaatatttattgtataccTACTGTGTTCCAGATACTGTGCTAACCAAAGTTTAGTATGGGAAAatctggctttggagtcaggcaaaaTTGGATTCTAATTACAGCTCTGACCTTGGCTATGAGCTGGATGGCCTTGGGCATGTtccctaacttctctgagcctctgtttcctcatgtgtaaagtgaggataataatagcacgGGGCCACTCAGGATTGTTGTTAGGAGTAAATGAGTTAGTACCTGTACGTGTGGCATATATGAGTGGGCTCACTAAGTGGTTATACATGACTTCTGTAAGCTGGGGCCTATATGATGAAACCTAATGGGGATAAATGTCAAATCTTAAATCTGAGTTTAAAACTCAATTGCAAAATAACACATCACTTGTACAAGTGAAGGACAAGAAAGGATTGAATTGGCAAGATCTTGTGTGAGAAAGAGCTGTGGGTTTTGGTTGACCACAGTTTCCTATGAGCCAACAGTGTGATCTGGCTGCCCAAGGACTAATGTAATTTTAGATGGCATTAAAAGAAATGGTGAGTTGAAATCCCAGAAAACGATCATTTCACTGTCCTCTGTCCTCTGTGCTGGTCAGATCACTTTAGACATGTAGGACTTCATTTTGCTTACATTTCTGGATAGACAATGACAAACTCACTGACAAACTGCCCAGAAGTGGTGACCTGGATTGGGAGGCAATGGAAAACCCTTTCTCGAGGATGAGATTAAAATAACCCAGGGAAGGAAGCACTAAGGCAATATTTGAAACAGTTTTTTCTTCTAATGAGAATGTTTCTAGAACACACCCCACATGCAATCtgtcagcaaatcctgttggctctTTCCTCAGATTATATCAATAATCCGACCATTTCTCATCACCTGTCTGCTACTGTGCTGACCTAACCTACCATCTCTTGCCTCATTATTGTAGTAGCCTCCTTGTAGATATCTCTGCTTCCGCCCTGGCCCCTCAGTCTATTCTCTACACAGAAGACAGGATGGTCCTATTTAAATGTGAGTCTAATCATGTCACTCCAGTGGCTTCCTAGTTCATTCAGAGTGTAAGTCAAAGTCCTTACAAAGATCTGCAAAGGTCTTGCTTGCCCTGGCTCCCATTACCTCTTTGACCTTATCTCTTACTTTCCCCCTTGCTTACACTGCTCCAGCCACTGTAGGCTAGTCACAGTTTCTCGAACCAGCCAGGCATTCTCTTGTCTCAGGGCTCTTGTACTTCCTGTTCTCTCTGACCAGAACCCACTTTGCCTAGATGTCTGCATGGCTTACTCCTTCATATCCTTTCATCGTAAGTCAAATGTTACATTCTCAGTGAGGTATTCTTAGTCACCCTTTTTAAACTGCAACAATCTCCCCACAAAACACACACTTCTGTATctcctttctctgttttatttttcatcacatctTTCATCATTGTTTAATAGTCTATATAATTATTCTATATAATTAACGggtatataaactatataaaaaaGCTGTTCTGGTTGAATCTGGCAGGAGTCGGGTAGGCATGGACTCTGCCCTCTCCAAAACCTGGATAATTGAGAGTTAACTACATAGAGATACATTTGCAAACGAGTGTTGGCCAAACCCTGGAAGCAGCACTGAGTGAGATATTCTGGACTCAAGGAAGACAACTCATATCTTCCAAATGTTGTAAGACTATTATGTGTAAGAAGTAGATTTCATCTAGGTTGCAGCTTGGGTCAGAACTAGAGCCAGTGAGTATGAAGGGACTACACACAGGCAGATATGAGCTCAATCAAGCAATCTGAAATTCTCAGGTTGTCTCATGGAGTGGTGAGCTCCCCATCGCTGGAGGTGTACAGAAAGAGGTTGTGTACTACCTGTCAGCTTTGCTATAAAGGAGATTCTGTACTGGGTTGGGGACTGGACCACACCACCTTGACAATCTTTGTAGCTCTAAGATGCTGAGGACAAAGATGTGGCCCATGGATAGAGGGTaatttacatttgttttttagaACTGAGCAGAGGATTTTTGGCCTTTGCTTCTGGAGTCCCAGAGACAAATTCTCCTCTCAAAGGTCCATTCCAGCCTAATTGAAATTCCATTTCCCAGAAATTACTTGATGCTGCGCTGATTAGAGGCCAGCCAGGGGTAAAGGGACTGATTCCCATGGCAACCAGGTTAAAAAAACATACCATGTGGAACATTGTCAGCAACAAGCTACGTTTGCATTATAAATAGATATTTAATTCATTGAAATAGCTCTGACAGTGAGTAGGAAAGTTACATCCCCAAAGCCACTCTTTAAGTATTTCACAGTTAATTGACAACTAATTGTTTCTCTTCTAAATCATGTAGAACTTTGTTCTCTAAGTGTAAGAATGGCATATGTGAATGCTTTTAGGAAACCAGCTAACAGTCCAGTGTCACAATATTTCTCACTGTTTGTCTCTCATTGAAAGATTTATCAGAATTTTCTCTTATTGCACGGGTATCTCTGTTTGACTCTTTTTGATACTGGAGACCCCAGGTTCAATGTCTGGATTTCACAAGTCTTTTTCCATCATTTTCGCTTCCTCTTCATCCTGCTTTTCTAACACAGAGGTTTCTGTAAATTTCAGTCCTTGGCCCTCTGCCCTTTTCTTCCCATCTCTCTttccctgaatagctaaagccgTCAAGTGATCACTTGCTAACTTGCACAGCCCTACCACTAGGCTTGACAATACACGTTGGAATATCCAGTGATTGGAAAACGAAATCAGACCTGATCAAAGGACTTCTATCCTAAAACCAACGAGCAAAAACAGGCCTCCCTCCAGTGTTCAAAATGTACAGCTTGATTGAGGGTTGGGGATGGAGAGTTTGAAGGCAGCTAGTGGTGTTTGGCAGAAAGCAACAATTAGGTTTTCCTAAATTCAAATGTAAAAGCATTTTGGAAATGAATTTTTAGAAACACTATAAGAAGTTAGTATATGCGACTAATAGAATCTCATCAAATGGAAATCAGAGTGAGACTTTGTACTTCTACATTCCAAAGAGCTTAATACAAATTAGTCTATAGTACTCAAGAGTGTTTCATTCTGTAAGGATTAAGGGAAATGTgatgcattattttttttcattaagttgCTGGGTAAATAAGCTTCCTGATATAAGAATATGGGagttgttttctaaattttatcgTAACCAAGGATAAATAACTCACTGTGTGCAGCTCCCTTGTACATTGCTCTATTGAACAGTGATAGCTTAGAATTAAACAGTGTTGGGAGGTAAGGAACTTTAGGGTCAGATGTGAAGGGGTTGTGACCTCCTCTAGGACCCATAGGTCAATTCTTCTGAGGTCTTGAACAGGTTTAAGGAATTAGGTAAGCCCCCTTCCCCAATACAACCCTCCTAATGTGTACTGGATTCTCACCCACGCGGCAAGGTGCATGCTGATCCAAGGACAGAGATCAGGGGCTCAGAAGGCGAGCCAGCCTCCGTTTGGAATCCTGGGAAGGAACACTGGGACAGCACACTGGGAGGTCCCCTGCTCTAAACCAATCAATCACCTCACCTGCTTAACTCACTCTTTGAGATCCCACCACCAGAGAAAACAGGGCTTTCTTTAGGGAGGGGCAAAATATTCAGCTTTTATCAACCTTTCACACTTAAGAGTGAATTAATGTACACCTGTGGTTGTTAGGTAAGGGCCACAAAGTACACTTTGCCAATTTCAAAGTTCTGTAGTGGACTAATCCTAACGTTGGAAAGCGGGTGTACTACAGACCTAGAAGTAACACGGTAGAAAGTATGTAACTTCAGCGTTTGCCCTCCTCAGGCTCAACTTGGAGAGAAtattgccattcattcattcttccattcattcaaaaatgaaATGGAAGGATGATGGGACGTTCTGTTCAGTTACCATGTCCCAAACCAAAATGGACATTTTGGAGCCTTCCCTCCTCCCCGACCCCATCCTTGAGCTCCTTTCTCTGTACTAGCAGCTCTGTGCTCTCTTATTCTGCCGTGGAGATCAGCTCCAACCCACCATTTTTGCTAAAAGTGTTAAGCGGACAACAAACCAATGGAAAACCACAGCCATAGTCTTTGCAGTTAAATAGTGAATCCTCTCTTTATTCagaagaatacatttttaatagaatttcaTGCACCAGTAAATCAGTACAGTGAGGAGTTACGAGGGCAGGGAATCTCTCCTCAGGAAACATCTCACCCTGGTAGGGCTCTCAACTCCTAAAATCCCCTTGACCTATCTCAGGTGAGTAGTGGCCAAGGAACAGTAGATGGGGTGGACTCCCAGGGAAACCAGTCAGATTTGCAGGTCTCTGAGgattaaaaaaagaggagaggaaagctCTTGCCAAGGAGGAGATTATTATATTGGGACCGGCAGTTCCACTGAGGTTCCCTGAGAGATTGATGAGGGAGAGTTGGTATTGGTGCCCAGGTCTCCTTCTTGGTTACACTCTTCCAAGGCTATGGTCTGGTCTCTTCCATctgtctctgagcctctgtgTCGAGAAAAAGACATGACTAAGGGAGGATCCAGAGCCATCAACCTGAAAACAGGTTGCACTGTGGGACTCAGATGCCAGAGGAGCATATGGACCATTGTTTTAACAGAAGCCCCTGCGTTCACAGAAGGAGGCTGACGTAAGGCAATTACCTGGTTCGGAGTCGAGGCCACTTCTTCCACTCTATGGCTAGCACCACCCCCAAAGCTACAACCACCACCACGATCAGGGTACTTCGGACAATGTTCCCCACAGTGCACTCCTGAGCGGCAGGCCCTGTGGTGATAAAAGAGCAGAAACCAAGGCCATAGAGATCAGTGCATGTATGTTCCCCTGGATCTCTTGTGGCCCCCTCATCTGGCCTCCTCTGGGGTTCACTCGGGAACCATGTGTTGAGGCTGCAGATGGGGTGGTCAGAGGCAGTGCTTATGCTGAGGCAGAAGCAGCCCTCCTTTTGGGGGGTGGAAGAGGCCTTGAAAGTATCCTTCTCACTATTTTTGAATGAATCTGAGGTTCCACCTCCTTACCATCcctaggagaaagaaaaatgaccaCACTTGAGGTCTCTGACTCCAAACCCCTCCCCCTCCATGTTTGGCCTGTCTCCATGGAGACTATCTCTGGGATCCCAGGTATGTCATGCCAGAACCATGGAGGGATTATCATCTTACCTGCTGCCCCCACCAGCTCCAGGGGATCACTAGGCTCTGACCAGATATCAGGGTAGGCCTGCAGACGGTAGCTGCAGCTATAGTTTCCAATGCCCTTTCCTTCTACGTTGTTGATGACAAAGTCTCCATCCTCTGAAAACGGCTGAGGTGCTTCTTCTCCATCATGTTCCAGGACAAACTCCACACCTGGCAGGGGTCCTCTGCACTGAAGGGTGATATCCTTTCCTAGCTTGAACACAGTGCTGGGCCAGGCTGACAGGGAGGGTTTAGGGGGCTTATCTGCAACCAACCAGGACACAGAGTTAGAAATGGCCTTGAACCCAGCCCTTTACCCCCTTAGGGCTAACTACTACGAAACTACAAAATCTAGACTCTTACTGAAATCTCCAAGACCTTACCAGTCACCCAGATCTCCAGGGAGTCACTGTGATTAGAAGCTGCAAAGGGAGCAGAATCCAAATAATAAACACAGCTATACATCCCAGAATCTTCACTGCTCACTGCTGGCATCCAGAAGTCAGCCCTGTACCCTCTTGGCCTCTGTTGCCTTAAGGGCTCTTGAGTACCCTTCTTCAACAGGACAAATGTTGAGTCTGGCAGTTCCCCTTGACATTGAAGAGTCATGTTTTCTCCAGGGGCCACCATGGGACCAGGCTGGGCTAATAGGCTGGGTTTGGGGAGCAAACCTAGAAGAAATTAACTCTTGGTCATAGAGAGGTGGCCACTTTCCGGGGCATCACTGGAGTCTCAGTAAAGAGGAGAGACTACTGCTTGCCTCTCCTTGAGCTCTTGGAAAACCGTTTACCGTTTCCCATGAACCATCTGACAGCTTACTCACTCTCTTCTGTACTCCCCTGCCCTCTCCAGAGCGTCTTCCCCTTACCTGTGACTATGAGTTCCAGGGTGTTGCTAGGCTGTATCTTGATAGGGCTGGTCCAGTCAGGATGGTAGCAGCAGCTGTAACGACCTATGTTAGCACCAGATATATTGGTGATGGGGAATGCCCCATCATTACTGATGGATCCCCAGAGCTGCACTGAAGTGGCTTCTATTTCTTTGTGCAGAATGTACCCTACTCCATGGACTGGCCCTTGGCACCAGAGAGTAACATTCTGCCCCATGGGAACCACAGAACTGGGCTCAGCAAACAACCATGGCTTGGGGAATGTGTCTAGGAAGAGACCAAAGATGGAAAGCCGTTAGTATGCAAACTTATCACTCGCTGAATTaaccctttatttttctccttccagaCACAACCGTTCCCCTCCATGGCCTAGCCTAGCCTTCCAAGAGGGATCACCCTCTCTAACCCCTATTCCAGTTGTCTCTGCCCCAGTCCCATGTCTTGTCTGTCCTTACCAGTCACCCAGATCATAAGAGGCTTGCTGAGATATGATCCCCTGTTTGACATAGTGGTCTCATAGTAGACACAGCTGTAGTTGCCAGAGTCGTCTGCTCCAACAGTGTGGAGGAGGAAGTCAGCCACGTTCCCTGAGGCACTCTGAAACTGTAAGGGAACCTGGGTTCCCTCCTGCAAGAGGGCAAACCTCATGCCCTGGAAAGCCCCTTGGCAGCGCAGGGTCACATTCTTCCCAGGAAGCACCACAGGACCCGGCTGTGCCAGGAGAGTGGGTTTGGGGTAGAATTCTGAAATTAAAGAGATCACAACATGAGAGAATCCTACCCCCGACATTCTGAACATTGTTTTTTTAGTGTTAGTAGAAGAAACAATATATGCTTAttgtagaaaattagaaaatacagaaaaaaacctATGAAGAAAATACAGTTCTACCGCTCAAAGATAAccgttctttatacatttttatgtatttatttcccatttatttttttgtacatgGCCATGTCATTGTAGCTATAACTATTTGCATAATTGGGCCTACTATATGCACAGTTGTGTAGTttaatatttttcactttatattgtaaatattttcctatGACGTTAAACAGCCTTTGAAAACTATCATTtgtaatggctgcataatatgcAGTTGACATTTCAAGGTCTTCGCCCTTTCTCTGAGGGCCATCCAGCCCACCAATCTCTGACTGCCCAGCTAAAGAAAAAGTGGACATTGGGCCTAAAGCTCAAGGCCAAGCCACAGAAAGATTTCAGAAATAGGGCAACATGTGAAACACCCCCATCTGCCTCATTTCTTGCCCCAGAAGTGAATTattttcctccctcttctcctctttctcATCTTCCTGTATTAGTCATCATATAAGCAGCTGCCTTACATGGActgtttaccatgtgccaggcactgtcctaagcacATTCTTGGTGACTTTTAGAAGGAGCACTTCCTCCTCTCCCACTGACAGCCCTCCCGCCCACTGTCCCAGAGTCAGTACCGCCTCCACCTGCATTTCCCCACTCCTGACCTGTCACCACGAGCTCCACAGGGTCACTGGGCTCAGACCAGATAGCAAAGTCATAATAGCGGCAGCTGTAATTCCCTCCATCACCAATGCCCACTGAAATGATCAGAAAgtgggctgcactggctcccggaCTCGCCCAAGACCTGTCACTGGACGCTATTTCACTTCCATCTTTGTAAAGAATAAAGCTCATTTGCTGGTGGGGGGTGGAGCAATTGAAAGTCACTCGGGCACCAGGAGTGACCACAGGACTGGCCCATGTCTTGAATAAGGGCTTGGGGTACATTTCTAGAaggcaaaaaaccaaacacaataCAAAACcaaattaagagaaaagaaagatagcTAATATAGCAAATATTGGTTCCAGAAAGCTGCTTTGTTTCCTATAGTATTTCATTCAGAAGAAGGTGCACTTAAAAGTCAAGGCAAAACCACTTTGCAGATGAACTTTTCACGGggacccctcaccccacccctcacCTCCTCCAGCCGAATCCTCGCTGTCAGCAGAACAAGCAATGGAAGCTATAGCTAAAAGAGTGAATTGTCACCGGGGCTCTGCTgattccctgagcctcagtttgcccatTTGGACAAGAAGGGGAAATGGTACCTGATCCACCTCCTTTGAATCTTTGCTCTATAGCTAAATGAGATAATTGAtatgaaaataattagaaaaattaaatcacCCTCTACGAACCCCAGCTATTAATAACGATTATGGCTATTAATATCGTGCAGCCAGAGGCCCTGGCACTCCCAGCGCCACGCCTGCCTGACTCTAAGATTGGACACAGGCTCCTAGGACCAGCAGCAAAGTTTGCTGTGAGGAGAGGAGTGTCTGACCCAGAGCTTTGCTTCCCCACTCCTCCCTCACACACCCCTTTCAGCTCTACCTTTTATGACAAGCTCCAGGGGCTCACTGGGCTCAGACCACTTGAAGGGGTGCTTTTCAGTGTGAGTGCGGCAGCTATAATTGCCTTCATCTTTATCCTCCATTCTTTGGATTGTAAAGAAGGCTTCTCTCCCAAGGGCACCAAGTTGCTGGACAGGTTCCTGCACTCCCTCCTTATACAGAGCAAACCCCATGTCTGCCAGCCATCCTTTGCACCGGATTTGAAGTTCCTGGCCCCGAACTGGGGGGGAAGCAGAAATGACAGGTTTGGGGAGGACGTctggaaaacaaaacagggaGGACAAGGAGTCCGAAGTTTGGAGGTGCCCAGATGGGACACTCGGAGTCACCTGGTCAGCAAAACAGAAATCCATCCTGGACTGGCCTTTGCCTCTTCCTGTCAGTCTTCTCATAACTctgttccccacccctccccccatttcaGGGCCCCTCCTCTCCTACAGGCAGCAGAAGCCCCTTGGGCTCTGGGTCTCTGAGCATTCACCATCCCTAGGAACAGTGCTGGAGTCCCAGGGGCACTGGGGATCACTCCGTGAGGaccctctgccttttcttacCTGTCCCCACCAGCTCAAGTGCCTCACTGGGCTCTGACACAGCCATCTCCTCCCACGAATGGCAGTGGTAACTCCCGGTGTGGCTCTGGGTCAGGGCTCCAAGGGGGAAGGCAGCCCGGACCTGCTCTGAGGCTGGGCGAGTTGCAATCCACCCGGTCCCGTCCTTCAGCAATACAAATTCCTTAGTTGAGCCAGAAGGGCTTCTGCACCAGAGGGTTAAGTTCTTCCACGGGGCCAGAGGGAAGTTGGTCTCTGCCCACAGCTCAGGCTTTGGGGTTGGCATGATTATTTCTAGAAACAGCAGAGTTAGTGAAGCCATCCTCCCTCGCCCTCACCCTCCCGTTTTCCTTGCCCTTGAACACCCTCCCCAGATCACATTGCCCACCTCCCCTTTCAACCTCAATCCaaactctttccttctctccgcAGGTGCTGGGGAAAGGGGAAGCTTGATGTCtcagctgaggctcagaaaaatgCAGAAGCTTGGGGGAAATTTTGCAGGCAGAAAAGCAGAGTTGGAGGCTGAGTTTTGCCAGCAGCTTTAGCAAGTGCCCCTTCCTGGCTGCCCTTCCCTCGCAACCAGTCACTCCCTggccactgacactgacactctGTAGTTATTTCGGATCTCCAGGGAGGAATGTCCTAGTCTGGAGCAGGAAAAACTCACCAGTCTCTTCTGTCAATACCCCATTGCACAGTCCTGCAAAAGAAATTGCTGCCAGGGCTTTGTCCCCTCCCCCACGGGACTTCACCCTGGCCTTCGGCCCaggccccttccccaccccctcgtACTCACCACAGCAGAGAAGAGCTGTGAGTATGAAGAGCATGGTGACCCCTTGAGCTGTTCCCAGCAACCAGGCTTCTCTAGCAAGACCAGAAAAGAGATGAGAGGAGTTGCTGGGATTAAGGGGAGGGCGGAGAGAAGGGGGCGGCAATTTATGTCATTGGCTTACTCACCACCCAATAGGGATTGGATATGGCCAGGATAATGGGATATAATCTTTTCTGACATGGATGACTTTTCTTTTTGAGGGCCTCACCACCTTACAAACCTCTTGCTCTTTCATGACCCAcgtgccccccgccccctcccccatccccagacgATATCAAATGTCAGGTCCCCAAGGCCCCTGATTAGGCTGTTGCTGGAATTGAGATGTCAGATGTGAAAATGCCTTTGTGACTCCAGCTCTCAGAACCCCTGGAGCTCAGTGTGATCGGCAGCTCTGGGTGGTGGgtgtgggggtggagggagaaatCTTGGGTGTTTCTCAGTCATCAAGTTTAAGTTTGGAAGCAGTTTTTATTATGGCAGTATTGGTCCTCCGACCGACCTGCCTCACCTGCCTTTGTTATGGAAGGGTTGCCTAGGCAGCAACAGTGAATTACCAGAGGATTGTCAGTGCTGAGCTAAGCTTGTCAGAGAGTGGGATCTCTCTACCCCCACCCAGATTATGACTAGAAATGTGCAGCATTTTTAGGTTATGGGTCCTGTAGAATTAGATTATACTAAGCCAAAATTCATTTGACAATTTTTACTTGGAGAACACTGACCCTCCTTCCTGGTCAGGAAAACATGCTTTTCAAGCTGCATTCTCTGAAATCTGGTTTCTGAATTCATTCTTTGATGCAGTGGTCCTGGGCTGAGGTGGGGCACTTGAAGCTACATTTTTTTCTAACCCCTGGCTTGAAGGTTACCCCAGTGTATGTGGAACTCAGGATAGGTTCTGTGGAGAACTAGGACTTGACCCCCATTGGAACTTTTTGAAAGCTCAAAGGGTAGTGGTTATGCAGAAAGTTTAGGTGGCTCCCTTCTCATTACCCAAGCACTCTGTCCCTCAGATCCCAGCGGGAAACACGGACACACACAGTCGTAGTCATCACCCATTGTATATTGAATACTCCCAGGCGCACGAAGCCCTGTGatcatggtgggggaggggtacaGCCAGGATCACAAGGTGGGGGAAAGTAAGCAAGGCATTTGGGAAGAGAGGCCCCACCAAGCTAGGAGCTgtcatttctcttctcattttcagGCAGAATAGCCTGAGCGCAAGGCCATAAGGATCAGGGAGAGAAGGAGATGACCCAGGGGACACAAAAGGATAAAAGTAAATGGCAGGAGAACCTGTTTGGCTTGACACTTTATGGGTCAGAGGAAGCAGTCTGATTCCCTGGCCCAATCCATTCCCTCATCAGATGCCCACCCAGGCTAAGGCTACATTCTCAGGATGCTCTGCACAGTGGTTGGGGGCCAGAGTGGCAGAGAGACTGGCTTCCATAGCAGCTAGGATGGACTACAAGGCTTGCTAGCCCTTGAGAGCTAAGGGTAAGGGTGAAAAGTTGGGATGGGAGCTGGATAACATCCTGGGAGACAGGACAGCATGGCTTCTTACAAAAAAAGTTCAGTTGAAGTTAATGTGGAAGACATCAATCATCTCTGAGAGGCAGGGTGGCTTGGGAGGGAGATTTGGGCACCCTTCTGGGGGAATCAGTGAATGAGGTTCTGATTACTTCTCCAGCCTCTGAGAAatatgcatttctccaccctcTGGCTTGGGTGCTGACCCCTCTGTGAGGTGAAAGAGAAACTGCTGGAATGAGAAAGTCTTATATCTTAAGCCCAGAAGGTAGAGGATACAAAGGGTGCCCCCCTGTGGCTTGCCTCAACTGGCGTATGACCCATTCCTGAATTCTGGGGAGCCTGAACTCAGCTAGATTGAGGAACAGGGGGTTGGGACAAGACAGTTACCTGATTCTGAGTCTCCGACACTTCCACCTTATCCACAGCACTACCAACAGCAAGGCAACAAGCTGCATGATCAGGGACAACCTGATAGCCTC encodes:
- the IGSF1 gene encoding immunoglobulin superfamily member 1 isoform X3 — protein: MTLDRPGEGATMLRTFTLLLFCIPMIQSQPELWIETNYPQAPWENITLWCKSPSRISSKFLLLKDKTQMTWIRPSHKTFQVSFPIGALTQSNTGLYRCCYWKETGWSEPSKVLELEAPGQLPKPTFWIQAETSPLPGCNVNILCHGWLQDLVFMLFKEGYAEPVDYQVPTGTVAIFSIANMTPESEGVYICRTHIQMLPTLWSEPSNPLKLTVAGLYPKPTLTAYPGPIMAPGESLNLRCQGPIYGMTFALIRLEDLEKSFYRKRPLKNEAYFFFRALKIHDAGHYLCFYYDGSYRGSLLNDILKIWVTDTFPKTWLLAQPSPVVQMGQNVSLWCRGPVDGVELAFYKKGEDKTLQLLDTTSISDDELFFLNNVTYSDAGIYSRHYLLSWNTSIRMSSHNTVELVVVDKPPKPSLSAWPSTVFKLGKVITLQCRVPQPVLEFRLEWEESATSPKFSVDGDFIISNVEGKGTGTYSCSYRIEAHLNIWSHRSEPLKLMGPAGFLTWNYVLNEAIRLSLIMQLVALLLVVLWIRWKCRRLRIREAWLLGTAQGVTMLFILTALLCCGLCNGVLTEETEIIMPTPKPELWAETNFPLAPWKNLTLWCRSPSGSTKEFVLLKDGTGWIATRPASEQVRAAFPLGALTQSHTGSYHCHSWEEMAVSEPSEALELVGTDVLPKPVISASPPVRGQELQIRCKGWLADMGFALYKEGVQEPVQQLGALGREAFFTIQRMEDKDEGNYSCRTHTEKHPFKWSEPSEPLELVIKEMYPKPLFKTWASPVVTPGARVTFNCSTPHQQMSFILYKDGSEIASSDRSWASPGASAAHFLIISVGIGDGGNYSCRYYDFAIWSEPSDPVELVVTEFYPKPTLLAQPGPVVLPGKNVTLRCQGAFQGMRFALLQEGTQVPLQFQSASGNVADFLLHTVGADDSGNYSCVYYETTMSNRGSYLSKPLMIWVTDTFPKPWLFAEPSSVVPMGQNVTLWCQGPVHGVGYILHKEIEATSVQLWGSISNDGAFPITNISGANIGRYSCCYHPDWTSPIKIQPSNTLELIVTGLLPKPSLLAQPGPMVAPGENMTLQCQGELPDSTFVLLKKGTQEPLRQQRPRGYRADFWMPAVSSEDSGMYSCVYYLDSAPFAASNHSDSLEIWVTDKPPKPSLSAWPSTVFKLGKDITLQCRGPLPGVEFVLEHDGEEAPQPFSEDGDFVINNVEGKGIGNYSCSYRLQAYPDIWSEPSDPLELVGAAGPAAQECTVGNIVRSTLIVVVVVALGVVLAIEWKKWPRLRTRGSETDGRDQTIALEECNQEGDLGTNTNSPSSISQGTSVELPVPI
- the IGSF1 gene encoding immunoglobulin superfamily member 1 isoform X2; protein product: MTLDRPGEGATMLRTFTLLLFCIREVGLLTSLLSLGMTAMIQSQPELWIETNYPQAPWENITLWCKSPSRISSKFLLLKDKTQMTWIRPSHKTFQVSFPIGALTQSNTGLYRCCYWKETGWSEPSKVLELEAPGQLPKPTFWIQAETSPLPGCNVNILCHGWLQDLVFMLFKEGYAEPVDYQVPTGTVAIFSIANMTPESEGVYICRTHIQMLPTLWSEPSNPLKLTVAGLYPKPTLTAYPGPIMAPGESLNLRCQGPIYGMTFALIRLEDLEKSFYRKRPLKNEAYFFFRALKIHDAGHYLCFYYDGSYRGSLLNDILKIWVTDTFPKTWLLAQPSPVVQMGQNVSLWCRGPVDGVELAFYKKGEDKTLQLLDTTSISDDELFFLNNVTYSDAGIYSRHYLLSWNTSIRMSSHNTVELVVVDKPPKPSLSAWPSTVFKLGKVITLQCRVPQPVLEFRLEWEESATSPKFSVDGDFIISNVEGKGTGTYSCSYRIEAHLNIWSHRSEPLKLMGPAGFLTWNYVLNEAIRLSLIMQLVALLLVVLWIRWKCRRLRIREAWLLGTAQGVTMLFILTALLCCAISFAGLCNGVLTEETEIIMPTPKPELWAETNFPLAPWKNLTLWCRSPSGSTKEFVLLKDGTGWIATRPASEQVRAAFPLGALTQSHTGSYHCHSWEEMAVSEPSEALELVGTDVLPKPVISASPPVRGQELQIRCKGWLADMGFALYKEGVQEPVQQLGALGREAFFTIQRMEDKDEGNYSCRTHTEKHPFKWSEPSEPLELVIKEMYPKPLFKTWASPVVTPGARVTFNCSTPHQQMSFILYKDGSEIASSDRSWASPGASAAHFLIISVGIGDGGNYSCRYYDFAIWSEPSDPVELVVTEFYPKPTLLAQPGPVVLPGKNVTLRCQGAFQGMRFALLQEGTQVPLQFQSASGNVADFLLHTVGADDSGNYSCVYYETTMSNRGSYLSKPLMIWVTDTFPKPWLFAEPSSVVPMGQNVTLWCQGPVHGVGYILHKEIEATSVQLWGSISNDGAFPITNISGANIGRYSCCYHPDWTSPIKIQPSNTLELIVTGLLPKPSLLAQPGPMVAPGENMTLQCQGELPDSTFVLLKKGTQEPLRQQRPRGYRADFWMPAVSSEDSGMYSCVYYLDSAPFAASNHSDSLEIWVTDKPPKPSLSAWPSTVFKLGKDITLQCRGPLPGVEFVLEHDGEEAPQPFSEDGDFVINNVEGKGIGNYSCSYRLQAYPDIWSEPSDPLELVGAAGPAAQECTVGNIVRSTLIVVVVVALGVVLAIEWKKWPRLRTRGSETDGRDQTIALEECNQEGDLGTNTNSPSSISQGTSVELPVPI